The Brassica napus cultivar Da-Ae chromosome C1, Da-Ae, whole genome shotgun sequence DNA segment agacggaataccgacggcaacggctctttcctcggaatttcctcggaatttttaaaatcctccAACGGCtttctaacggctataatatatcctcagaattcatcggtttttttccgaggaatacatttatcctcggtattccataagaatatttcGACGGAttggtatgtcctcggaattccgtcggtatattccgaggaaaccaaattttatgtttcctcggaatatcctcggaaatttctcgggatattccgaggattttatTTTCCGTCGgtatgtccgtcagaataccgctgttttcttaaCCTGACCAGATAGCGAATCATAAGCCTGACCTGAAGTTGCTGCAAAACAATTTGGTTGTGTGTCTTGTTGAAGCGTATGCAACCTGAAATGGACGTTTTATCGGATCTCGTATGCGGCCCAAATCATAAAGAGCAACGTATATAGTGTCGTGGATTACCAAATACTGCAGTCTGCAGCATTTTGTGATAGAACTCTCTCATCAAGTCATCAACCTATAGTTTATTTCCCAAAACGGCAGCGTTTTTGTTGTCACCTCAATATAAACGTCGAACAAGGAAACTTCCTAAAGAGGATAAAGCATCAGATCACAATTCGCGCGAGTTGACTCACTGaccatctcttctctctctctctctccctcttcaTTATTATTCGTAGATTCATTTCGTTATTTCAATTTCACAtgaaacttcacttctctattCTTTTGGCTTTCGTATATTCTTCACACGTGTCAACTAATCATCGGAGTCTCCGGCGATGCCCCGTCGATTAAACGACGGCGATCGTGGTCGTTTCACCTCCACCGCTCTCCTTTTCATCggtctgatctcttgtctcATCGTCTACGCTGTCTTCTTTAATATTCTCCGTCCCCGTCCCCAAGATCACACACTCGATTCCGCCGTCCGGTTCACGGACTCGCGAGATCATGCCCGTGTAGACGGCGGCGGGTGTTGCGGCGGAGTCGCTAATCTGGAGCTGTGGGGACCGGCGGTGAAGTGGGGGACGGATTTCAAGTTTGATTCGGCGGGTGAATGTTGCAAGGCGTGTAAAGCTATGTGCAGCGGTAACGATGGGCCTTGCTTGTGCGATACGTGGGTGTTCTGTGGAAACAAAGAGGCTTGCGGGCCCAAGTTTGGAGAGGTGAGTCTTATCTCTTGTGATGGAAGAATCGAATTGTGACGTTTATTGATTTGATTAACTGTCCTTGGATCTTGCCGCCTAAGTGTTCGACAAAATGCTTGTatcaccaaaaaaagaaaagaaactttTGGTGACTCTAAAGTCTGATTAGTGATGCGCAAAAGACACTTGCTATCGATTCAAGTTAACGTGAAGGTtttctatgtgttttgtttcttctctgcgCAGTGTTGGTTGAAGAAGCAGAAAGATGTCTTGGTGCCTGATCGACAGGAAGGTGGGCAGAAAGTTATGTGGACATCTGGGCTTATCTTCGGACAAGGCCAGGTAGTACCCGTTGATCGCCAACTCAAAGTTGATTGTAAACCCTGGAAACAAATTTTCATTACGTTTACTACCTCACGAAGTTACTTACTTAAATTGTGCTCTCGGTTTCCTAAAAACATATACTTACTCAGcctgttttgtttggttttgccTACCTGAATGGAATGATAATAACTGTGCTCTGTTCCTCAGATTTCATAAGATTATACTTCCAATTTGTTCTTAGTTTCCTTCTAATCTGTGAAGATAACTCCTCTACTTTCCTTCTTATCATGAAAACAAAAGTAGTGTTTGGGATAATACTGATTAACTGTCTTGCTTCTGTTAGGGCATTGTTGGTTTTGAGACTGAACACGGTGTACTTCATGTCAAAGTGAGTGTATCTTagtttctttgtcttttttgtACTCCCAAGGGAAAGTTCCAGATATGACGCGGATGCTTAACTTTTGTTGCAGCTTCACCCTGAGTGCGCTCCTCACTCAGTGTACTACATTCTTAGTTTGTTAACTCAACGCCACTGCGCAGGCTGCCAGTTTCATCGGGCAGAGAACCGGGGATCATATTGGGACTCAGAAGGCTATCATATAAACAATGTAAGAAACCTTTCACAAATTTGACGTATAGGTCATAGCAGCTAGGCTCTGTTCtcatatactataactattGATTCTGGTGTTATGATCTCAACTTGATAGACTCTCTTCTATTTGATTCAGCTATTATACCTTTTTTAATATCGAAGTCTAGATGTCTGATAGACTTTTAGCCATCTGATTATACGTTTTATTTGCTAATATCTGTCTTTTATATCGAACATCAATGTGACTGACTGCTGGTTAAACCCATATTGTAGTACTATGCTGCCTCGGATTCATCTGAGTGTATGTGCATCTTCTATATTAAAGATCAAATGAGTTTCTAGTACATTAGTGTTTAATTGCTTTTGCCGGTTCATTTTTCGTTTTAGCTTGTTCATACCTTTTTGCTTCACATTTTCTATTCTCTACACGAACAGAGATTTTGCTTGTTCATCCTTTCTCCATGTTCCTTGCAGGCTCCCTATGGTCCACCATACGCCATGATTCAAGGCATACTCCAGCCCGAGGGAAACATCTTCACGCCAATCCCAACCGAGCACTGCCCAACCATAACCCGTGGCTCTGTTGCATGGGTCGGCTCTGGACCAGAATTTTTCATCAGTCTAGCAAACCACCACGAATGGAAGCAATCTTACACTGTATTCGGATCTGTGTTACCAGAAGACATGGACGTTGCTGAGAGGATTGCAGGTTTACCAACAATAGCCGATGTCTGGAACAGCGTTAATGTCTCTGTCCTGGAGACACCGGTGTCGTTAACCGTACGGAGAATGAAGTCGGGCCAAGAACAAGCAGAACCCGGTTCGTAAAGAACAATTGATAAGTGAGCTCAGCATAGTTCttgtttatcttcttttttctctCATTGTGCATAAAATAGTGGCGCTACGATTAAAAGCATGATAAGTTATTGCATTTAAATGGAAAGTTTATGGTTACTACTATTTTCCCAAATCCGAAATcaaattaatacaaattgaATAAGatctaaaaacatcaaaaaatttgaaactaaaCCATTGGTTTATGTATACTAAACCGGTAAATAAGGTTTGTTAAACGTATGCGGCGGAGGTGGAGAAGGTGCGTCGGGTGCGCACACGTCACCCACTCCACGGCGCACTTTAGTACAACTCTTTAACCGGCGACCTCCTCTTCTAAGTTTTCTAACCTACGCCTCTCCTCCGCCTCTTTATTATCCCTAAACCCACCGCTCTCTCCCCTATCCCTAATTTCTTCTTCTCCGGCGCCATGTCAACCCCCGATGGATCTCCCGTCGCCATGGCCGTCGATCCTTCCACCGCCGTCACCGTCGCCACCACCACGACCAGGAGAGTCCCGCCTCCGTGCTGGAACGATGAGGAGACCGCTGCCCTCGTCAACGCCTACAAAGACAAGTGGTTCGCCCTCCGCCGCGGAAACCTCCGCGCGGCTGACTGGGACGACGTCGCGGCCGCTGTCTCCTCGCTGCATACCCTCGGAGGTCCGGCGAAGTCAGCGATCCAATGCCGGCACAAGATCGAGAAGCTTCGGAAGCGTTACCGCGGCGAGAAGCAGAGGTCTCTTAACCGACCAGGCAAGTTCTCTTCCTCTTGGGATCTGTTCCCTATATTGGATGCGATGGAGTTCGCGCCGGTGACCCCAACCGCCGTGGAGCCGtacgatccggatctggataACGACGATGAGAGTAACGGTTTAGATGGATTTAGGGTTAGGTCGAAGAGGTCTGGGAAATTCGATTCGCCGCGAGATGGGTTTGGGGTTAGATCTAGGTCAAAGAGTCAGATGAAGATGTACGGCGGTTTCGATTCAGATCACGACTCAGGAGGTGGGTTTGGGTTGAAGAGGAGGTACAATGGTAACCCTAAGGTTAGTGGTGACTTCGATGCTGATTCTGATGACGAGATTGTGTTAGTGCCTAAGGCAACTAGGCTTAAGGGTTCACATGGGAAGCCTTCCTCCGGCGAGTTTGGTGGTGGGTTTCCGTTGAAATCCTTTGGTGATCGGAGTTTCGCTTCTCATGGGTTTAAAGCCAAGAATTTTAGTAAGCCTGAAGCCAATTTCTCTCCGGAGATGGATTATGATGATGAGTTTGATGAAGGGTTCAACCCGAGGATTCAACACTCTAGGAGCTCGTCGCGAGCCAATGGTTATGGAAGAAAGGACGGGAGCTATCCCCGGAACAACAACACGGGTGTGTCCAATGGGTATGGGTCTTCTTCTAGGTTCAAGCATGAGCAGATGAATGCAGCAGCAGATGTTGAGTCTGACCCGATTGATGAAGTTGTGTCTTCGGTGAAGATGTTGACAGAGATGTTTGTGAGAGTGGAGAATTCgaagatggagatgatgagggaGATGGAGAAGACGAGGATGGAGATGGAGCTGAAGCATTGCCAGATGATGCTTGAGTCGCAGCAGCAGATCATTGGCGCGTTTGCTGAAGCATTGAGTGAGAAAAAGAGCACGAACGCAAGGAGGCCTGGTTCGTAGTTTCCAACTGTGTGTTCATATGTGATAATAATATGATCAAATCGCTTTCGAGTGTAGTACCAAGTGTCCTCTTCCAGTTACTAGGAACAGAAACTGCAGTTAAGTTTGATGGTGTAATGACAACTTTTGAGGTTTTCATTGTTGGCATTTTTGATAATTCAGATAGTAAGATAATTGAGTAATACGAATCTAGCATAAGGATAGAAACTCATTTTACACAAGGCTAAATAGCACTGCACCAAACAAACATGTAACATAGACCTGAAGTTGCAGGGAAGATAATCTGGAAGCAGAGATGATCCCAGACTTGCACTTTTGAATGCttcacacttttttttttacaatagcTCATGAGGAGAGCTAAAGTACCTGGCCGGAAAGTCTACTCGACGCCTGCGCCATTTGTTCAGAAAGAATACCGCAAACGGAGCAAACACTATGATTGCTGTAATCGCTGGGTACGTGAAGAggaaaactttcaatatgaccTCCCCAGGGCGGTGTTCCGTGTGTGAGGTTGGAAATGTAATGGTTAGCATTGCGAAATTAGCAGTTCCGAGAGCTGCTATGGAACCATAGAGAACCTTCCACATGGGGAGTCCAACTGTGAGAATCATGATCACATATAGGAGATAAGAAGAAAGCTATCCCAACTGCCAAGTAGTCGTCCCTATCACCGCACATCGAATCCTCCTGCCAAAATCCGCCAGGGGGACTAAGTTTAGCCTGGTATGTAGCTGTTACTATCAGTATAGCCACCACAAGTATCACACTGCGACTGTCGTAACTGTTCAGAGATGTGTTTCTAGTCTTGCTCAGATTGGTCAGCCCAAAGGCATTATTCCGTTTCTCGGTAAAAGATGGTTTTTTGCTCAAATATTTTGCAAGAGTTATTGTGGTAGTAGAAAGTAGTCTTTCTTTAGCACTTTTGAATAGGCTACTAGTGGCTTCAGGTGAAAAAAGAGGAGATTGGTGAGTTTGGAGTATATCCATCGCAGTCTTACCATCCAGTTCTTCGCTTTTGCTTTCACGCTTCCACGTAGCAACTTCATGACCTGTAAAATCAAGGGCATTAAACTCCGCTTGTATGCCAAAAATATCTCAACAACTTTCACAAAGAACACAACCCAAGAAAGCAAAGTACCAGAGTAATAACTGACAGTTCCAACACAACAGTGATGATACTAGAGCAAGAACTTGTATGAATAAAAACAAGAACTTTAGGGTTAAAAGAGGAACGAAATGTAGAGAGACTTTTATAAACTCTTAGACTCGTATAGGACGAGATCCAGACTATGTAATTTAACTCTCTTTTGGATAACTTCTcctgtgttaaaaaaaaaaaggatttctCCTAACTAGACTTGAAGTCTTGAACCAAGATCCTATTAGGTGAGTTAGAAGTTTTAGCTACTAAACCAACTCGTTGTTTTCTTGGTATAAAAAAGAAGCGTTTACCTCAGGTTGATTAGTCAGTGCAGCAATATGCAGGACTGTGTTACTATCTTCATCATTCCAGTCCAAGACCTCCTCCCTGTTTGCTCTCTTAACCCATCCCAACAGAACCTTATTTCAAAGTGTTTTAGAATGTATGGATCTTCTGCGACCAACTTGTAGAGTCTCTCAATATCCCCATCTTGAGCAGCCTTCTTGATTCTCTCATAGATATTATCATCTTGATTAGTAGTATCTGATACTTTATTAACATCCACGACAATAGACAAAGTATCACTAGTCATCCAAACGTCTGCCTCCACAGTATTTTTGTTGACAATTAATTTTGATTAGTTCCAAGAAACCCAAATTTTCCTTACGTTTATAGAGAAAGTGTCAATCACTGATCATTTTGGTAGATAATCTTTTGTAAGAATCAAATGGCTCTCTTAAATAGGAATGAACTTTGGTAGGCGAGCACATTTTTAGAAATAAGAAAACTGACAATAAGCTATATTGAAAAGTAAATGTTCTAAACCTTTTGTTCTCCAATACTTGAACTTCATCTCCAAGTATGTGTGCTTAAAGAGGCTATTTTCTATGGGAGAACTTtgattattattactttttaacAATAACATGGTTCCCCGATGAACTAGCCGACTTTTCAAATGACATCTGGCTTGCATTTTAGCATAGAGTAAAAAAGCTGATTCTTTGTACTGATCTCACGTCTTGCAAGTATAATAGTTGATTCCTTGTCGCTGATGGCAAGTCTTGTAAGTACAACACACtattgaaactataaaaaaaaataaagaggtAGCTTTGAAGGTTTCTGTCAAATTATATGGCCAAAACTCACTTGCTAATCTCATTTTACGACTTATAGTACCACAGTATAATTCAGACGTGGACAGAGACATACAAGACTTGTATAACACGTCATATTGTTTTTGCACGAACACGCATAGTTATGGAGGATCACTGACTTCTTGAAGGAAGCCGAAGTTGAGCATCATCAGATGAACCGTAAGCAACCTCTTTAATGTGTTTTTagcaattaaaaaaacatatgtagTAGATGCAACAGacatttcaaatttgttttcttcatACAATTAAGACACGAGTGGCTAACGTGTTTTTGAATGAACATGAGGCTTTTAGAAAGCTAAATCACACCaattaatttagatattttgatCACAAAGGATTGCGATTGACATCTTTGTACAACAAATACCGAGACCTAGTCTTTCCGAGTGCAGCATACCTGAAACAGCAAACAGTAGCTATGAGTGTGTGGTCGAATGATCTTTTCAGGTTATCAAGACACAGTTCCAATAGTGTTTGGTCCTTGCAAAAGGTTTGAAACATAGTATAAACTGAAGTTCATGTAGCAGTCTCTTACCATTGAGGAACAAAAGGAGCCATCCATATGACATCACCAGCCTCAACTGGATAcctatttatagagaaagatCAGTAATTGTAAACTACAGTTACAATGTAATTGTAAAGAGATGCATACCAGTTATCGCCCAAACGATAAAGGCCTTGGCCTTCCAGAAGCAACAAACCATGTTGGTTATAATGGACTTCCTGTTTAACATTCCAAAACCATTTGAGAAGACAGAATCTAAACGGAACTGATGGAATCAAAATCTCTATGGTAATGAAGCTACATATATCTGTACCTTAACATTGAGAAACTCTCCAGGCTGAAAATCCATAATCTACAATTGACAGAAACAGTAGTTACAACTTAAGAGGTCTAAAGAAGCGAAAGGATTCATTAGATCAAAAACGAAGTGGTTACATGGATGTTGAAGTCATAAGCTAGGAAGGCCGGAAGAAGTTTCCGCAGCTCAAAAACctgttataataataaaatgagtttttcAGAGATGAGACTGATTTAGAATCTAAAACTTGAATTGTGATGCAGTCTGAGAAGAGTGGAGAAGTTTTGCACACTTACCTCTCACCGGGAGTCTCAAGTAGTGGTTGCTTGTCAGTGGAGCCAACGATAAACTCTGTTGTGTGACTTCCTAGATGTTCATACCTAGAGATGTAGCAGTCAGTACCAGAGGagtttttaaagttataaaccGTAGAGAGATCTGAAAATTTCTTGTTAAATCAAGGGGGGAAGGAGAAGAACCTCTGCTCAAAGACAACAAGTGTTGCAGACTCGACACAGTCCAAGGAATGATAAAAGTTTGGAGGGAGGTATGCATATGAATCAACCTACAGTAAAACAATGGATTATAGGcagaaaaatgaagaaactaATGGAAAAAACCTTGCAATCAAAGTTGAGTAGCAATGATGTAACCAAAAGAATGCTTAGGTAAATTGTTTTCATACAAATCATACCGTCAATTTTTGTGAAGAACAGGATGTGTTAGTAAGTGGCACAGCACCCTCAACCACGAATACAAGACTTGGAGAAGATTCAAGACATTTGAAAGATATTAATAAGCATAATGTAGATTATGTAGATGAAAAGTACAAGTAAATGttaaatagagagagagagagagaggagctCATATAAGTAACAATACCGCTCTATGTCCTTTGGAGGTAAACCTGAGCTTGACATTCCTGCAAGTGACAGTAGAAATCAGCTATAGATAGATGGTCAAAAAATTCTACTGACTAGATCATAAGAAGATATTGATGACAAGACCTTTCATTTTAGCAAAGTACATGACAAAGTGAGAACCCATTGCAGGTGTGATCAAATACGCCCCTAATGTATTTGTCCTGTAAAATTTGAGCAAGCTTTAAGGACTTGCCAGACTATTGTAGAGCTATCAGAATAAGGAAAAGAGATGTACGTACCAGTCAGGTAAAGGGCTGTATACATGACTTTCCGGTGTTATTAACGCATGATCTCGTTTGTATACACTTCTTGTATACCCCGGCAAGTCTACAAAACAACAGGAATCAGATGAAGAATGCTCAACCCAACCCCAGATCAGAAAATGCATCTAAATATACAAAGGGACAGCTTTTCAGAAGGAGACGAATCTGTATTTTTAGAACTGAACTTCAACGCTTCCATAACTTGTATGTCAAGCACCTAagtgatcaaaactcaaaagttCAAAGCTTTTTTGCAAGAGAAGAGCCTAAATGATTGAAGGACTATCTAAACCCTATTCGACAAGAAACCGAACTTAACAAAGTATCAAACTTTGTAATGATGACACCAAGAGAATAAGAAAAAGATTTGGAAACCTTGGAGGTGGGAAGGAGAGAGTGTTGGATTCGTGACTTTCCAGTAAATGGGTTTAGTCTTCTCATCGATCGAAGGCGCTGAACAAAACCCATCGTCGCTTTTCGAAGCTTTAACAAAAAGACCTTTTTGAAGGCAAATAAGAAAAGTTTTGATTAGTTTCACTTCACAGTATGCTTACAAAAGCTTCTGAATAATAATAATCCGAAGATTCGTACTTACTGATAATGATGAATACGATTAGGTGAAGTGAACGCATTTTCGCTGAGGATTATAGTGGGAACCGATTCAGGTTCAGTACATTACTCATTTGGTGGTGTATATAAAAACCACACAAAATCAGAATACGACACAGACGATTTTGTCAGTGGATGTTTTTGTTTGCTAGTCTCGTGAATTAATTGGagttccttttttaaaaaaccgaTTAAACAAATTATCGCGTTTATTTCGGTTCGATTTGGTTTATTCGAATAAAATCAAAACCGGTTTAAACTCCCCGTACCAGAAATAAACCGAAACTATTGGGCCTATTGTTTGAATTTGTATAGCCCAGTAATACAGTTAGGTAGCCCGATTCGACACGTATCATCTGTTATCGGTTTCGGGGTTTCTCTCTGCAACCAAGGAAAAATGGAGGTAGCAGCAGCGACTGCGACTGCGACGAGCCTCACAACGCTCCGAGCTCGTACATCAGCGATAATCCCGTCGTCAACACGTAACCTGAGATCTAAAGTGAGATGTTCCTCTACTTCGTCCCTCTCGAACGGCTTACTCTCCCCGTATACCGGAGGAAGCATCTCTAGTGACTTCTGCGGTGCCAAGCTTCGTCCCGAGTCGCTTAATCCGTTGAATATGTCCAGCTCCAAGCCTAAGCGCGGTGTTGTCACTATGGTATACATTTCGCATCGTCGAGGTTTTCGTGGCTGGTTCAGAAATTGAATTGTCTGGCGAACCAGTAGATTAGAGAGAGAGTAGATATAGGCAACTAGCTCAAAGTGTGAATATTAAGCATGAACCGTTCTATGAATGAGAAAGAAGTTCATTATGCAGCAGAGGTTTCGCTTAATTGTGTGTGCCACTTGCATATGCATTGATCTTTATGGCAAAACCTTTTGTTATGAATCATTTGGCTGTCATAGGGAATTTGGATAATGCTATGTTGATCACAAATTGTGTTTTGACGTACCTATCGCAGTTAATGTGCAACTTTTGTTGAGCCTTTATTTGTTTTCGTCGCTCTTCTGAGTGTGCTTGCCTCTTTCCATCAACAGGTTATACCTTTTTCGAAAGGAAGTGCACACGAACAACCTCCTCCTGATTTGGCATCTTATCTGTTCAAAAATCGGATTGTATATTTGGGAATGTCTCTTGTACCTTCAGTCACTGAGTTGATACTCGCGGAGTTTCTTTACCTTCAGTATGAAGACGAGGAAAAGCCTATTTACCTCTACATTAACTCGACAGGGACGACCAAGGTAGGCTTCCATTAGAAAGTCTGCCATCTTTGAGAATGCATGCTGAATACTGAACTTGAAACTGTGGCTTGATGTAAATGTCTATACACCATTACCTAATCTTCATAATGTATTAAGAGAATCTGTTTTCTTACATTTCAGAATGGTGAGAAGTTGGGCTATGATACCGAGGCTTTTGCAATTTATGATGTCATGGGGTTAGTAATCTTTATCCCTCTTATTTTGTTATGTCATTCTCGTATCTCTTTCTTAGCAAGAATCTATGATTAAACTCTCTGCTTTGGCCAAGTATTCTAAACCGTAATTGAAGAAGATTTGCATCTTAAAACAATCTCTTGACTTATTATTTTGGGGAGACGGAACATATATATTCATCCAAGAACAACGCTTATATTATCTTTGACTTTAGGTATGTCAAACCACCAATCTTTACTCTTTGCGTTGGGAATGCTTGGGGTGAAGCTGCTTTGCTTCTGACTGCTGGGGCTAAAGGAAATCGTTCTGCATTGCCCTCATCAACTATAATGATAAGACAGGTTCTTCctaatctttttcttt contains these protein-coding regions:
- the LOC106375883 gene encoding uncharacterized protein LOC106375883, whose protein sequence is MPRRLNDGDRGRFTSTALLFIGLISCLIVYAVFFNILRPRPQDHTLDSAVRFTDSRDHARVDGGGCCGGVANLELWGPAVKWGTDFKFDSAGECCKACKAMCSGNDGPCLCDTWVFCGNKEACGPKFGECWLKKQKDVLVPDRQEGGQKVMWTSGLIFGQGQGIVGFETEHGVLHVKLHPECAPHSVYYILSLLTQRHCAGCQFHRAENRGSYWDSEGYHINNAPYGPPYAMIQGILQPEGNIFTPIPTEHCPTITRGSVAWVGSGPEFFISLANHHEWKQSYTVFGSVLPEDMDVAERIAGLPTIADVWNSVNVSVLETPVSLTVRRMKSGQEQAEPGS
- the BNAC01G21240D gene encoding protein FIP2 — protein: MSTPDGSPVAMAVDPSTAVTVATTTTRRVPPPCWNDEETAALVNAYKDKWFALRRGNLRAADWDDVAAAVSSLHTLGGPAKSAIQCRHKIEKLRKRYRGEKQRSLNRPGKFSSSWDLFPILDAMEFAPVTPTAVEPYDPDLDNDDESNGLDGFRVRSKRSGKFDSPRDGFGVRSRSKSQMKMYGGFDSDHDSGGGFGLKRRYNGNPKVSGDFDADSDDEIVLVPKATRLKGSHGKPSSGEFGGGFPLKSFGDRSFASHGFKAKNFSKPEANFSPEMDYDDEFDEGFNPRIQHSRSSSRANGYGRKDGSYPRNNNTGVSNGYGSSSRFKHEQMNAAADVESDPIDEVVSSVKMLTEMFVRVENSKMEMMREMEKTRMEMELKHCQMMLESQQQIIGAFAEALSEKKSTNARRPGS
- the LOC106375887 gene encoding ATP-dependent Clp protease proteolytic subunit-related protein 4, chloroplastic encodes the protein MEVAAATATATSLTTLRARTSAIIPSSTRNLRSKVRCSSTSSLSNGLLSPYTGGSISSDFCGAKLRPESLNPLNMSSSKPKRGVVTMVIPFSKGSAHEQPPPDLASYLFKNRIVYLGMSLVPSVTELILAEFLYLQYEDEEKPIYLYINSTGTTKNGEKLGYDTEAFAIYDVMGYVKPPIFTLCVGNAWGEAALLLTAGAKGNRSALPSSTIMIRQPIARFQGQATDVEIARKEIRHIKTEMVKLYSKHIGKSPEQIEADMKRPKYFSPSEAVEYGIIDKVVYNERSSQDRGVVSDLKKAQLI